The following coding sequences are from one Phycisphaerales bacterium window:
- a CDS encoding DUF3592 domain-containing protein, whose protein sequence is MVRRLASNAIAPGLLLCMAVAVLWLDLRAVGPMIEQVRALGYSMAEGTVLLAGTDWARDGKRGRSGQLGIKIVYRYEVGGQVYTGQRYRYGLPGSEAEAEAVVSRHGIGEPVRVWYDPENPRSAMLAPGLNHWDWRKLLFLLPWNVGLVMVCFAALGSAGVHLPAFVPDGRGVPRWRQGTVGVRSDAVAPVCEAGLALCVVGVLGSIVVAFVPWRLEAVLVGVAWGVVGVVGVGTWVRARVRLRRPRGVWDSEKGGGTQRRAEAREGGGS, encoded by the coding sequence GTGGTCCGACGGCTGGCGTCCAACGCGATCGCCCCCGGGCTGCTGCTGTGCATGGCGGTGGCGGTGCTCTGGTTAGACCTACGCGCCGTCGGCCCCATGATTGAGCAAGTACGTGCCCTCGGCTATTCAATGGCCGAGGGCACGGTGCTTTTGGCGGGAACTGATTGGGCACGCGATGGGAAGCGTGGAAGGTCGGGGCAGCTGGGCATCAAGATCGTGTACCGGTATGAGGTGGGCGGGCAGGTGTACACGGGCCAACGCTACCGGTACGGGCTGCCGGGCAGCGAGGCGGAGGCGGAGGCCGTCGTGTCGCGACATGGGATCGGCGAGCCTGTTCGCGTGTGGTATGACCCAGAGAACCCAAGGTCGGCAATGCTCGCGCCGGGGCTGAATCACTGGGATTGGCGGAAGCTGCTGTTTCTGCTGCCGTGGAATGTGGGGCTGGTGATGGTGTGCTTCGCGGCGCTGGGGTCGGCGGGGGTGCACCTGCCGGCGTTTGTGCCCGATGGACGCGGCGTGCCACGGTGGCGGCAGGGGACAGTGGGTGTGCGCTCGGACGCCGTGGCGCCGGTGTGCGAGGCGGGGCTGGCGCTATGCGTGGTGGGTGTGCTGGGCTCGATCGTGGTGGCGTTTGTGCCATGGCGCTTGGAGGCGGTGCTGGTGGGGGTGGCGTGGGGGGTTGTGGGTGTCGTGGGGGTGGGGACGTGGGTGCGGGCGCGGGTGAGACTGCGGCGGCCGCGGGGGGTGTGGGACTCAGAGAAGGGTGGAGGAACGCAGAGGAGGGCAGAGGCGCGGGAGGGTGGCGGGTCATGA